The stretch of DNA CCAAATTAACCCCTTGACCAGCAAGAGGATGGATCGTGTGAGCTGCATCTCCTATTAGAACTACATGTTTCGATGCATAGGAATTTGCATGCCTTAAAGAAAGAGGAAACACCATCCTTTCAGATGCCAATCTTATTGCTTTTGGAGGAATTTCAAAGAATTCATTAGCTGATAAACTTGCATCCATTTTAAGCCAAGAAAACATGTCTCGAGTTCCTAATGAGCTTGACGTAGGATGAGGTCCATATCCATAATCTAGAGCAGAATTCACATCCTTCAAAAACATTTCCTCGGTGATTGATGTGCGGTTCTTGGAGTCTGTTGGACTCATCGTCCAAACAATATTGCTAAATTTGTCACCCATGGGTAGAAGTGCAATTGGACCTGTAGGTAGAAACCGTTGCCATGCACAATGATTATCGGAAGTATGCTCAACCGTGCAGATTATTGCATTCTGAGAGTAATTCCATCCAGTTGTTTTGAATCCTGCTAATTCCCTAACACGTGATTTTCCTCCATCAGCTCCAACCTTCAGAACAAGCATATATGTGATTAAGCGCCAATTGTAGtatattaaagtttaaatatgtaATTGGTCTCTACAAATATACAGTTTTAGTTTTTAGCCCCTCCAAAAATATTGCTTTTTGTCCTTTCAAATATACAAAAGTTTCCTTCTGATCCTTGTTTTATTTTGGTTATCAAATTTGTTCATATTGAAATTTATCattgtaatatataaaatatttgattttagtccctTATATGAGTTACATAAGAACTAAAACGAATATTACACATGTCAATTCCcataaaaacaaatttgacACGAGTCAATATAAAACAAGTAGCAAGAGCAAAATTTGGTGTAATTACTtggatgaaaaataaaaatttacagaattaaaagcaaaaaattacatttttgttggtatcaaatatatattgaaaCCTATATTAAATTGTAACAATCGGACAATTGCTAACGAGCCTCCAGATATGATTTCGTCATTACTTGAATTATTGCAACATAACAGGTAGACAAATTTTAACTTACCACCAACTTGGCATATATGTTACTGCCATCACTAAGTTGCAGCTTTGAACTATGACCTTGAGCGGATAATGGTTCTTTGGATGGTGAATTCTCCTCCACCTTAGACATAGAGTTTGAATTCAAATTCATCGAAGTTAACTTCAATGGATAAAATGTTGTCTTGAAATCAGAATCCTGTCAACAAGTTTGTAGATCTTAATTTAACGTAAAAGTTGTGGTTTGGAATAAAATATTCTActcattgaaaatataataagCTTAGTCCTTCATCGAGAAACCATCGAAGCAGccaaaaaatatctaaaatcaGTGACTTAATGGTGCTGacattaaaacatataagtgAAATGgtacaattatataaaaattctaGAAAAGCCAGGGACAAGACAGTATTGCATCTCAATAACATTTTACGTAGTACTAGCAAGCTTACTATTCAGACAGTATCTTGGAACATAGTaagaaaattagagaaagaaTATGAAAAGATGAGACTTCCTATTTAATCCATTAATATCACATGAAAATGAGCCTAAAATTGGTACTGAATTGCTTAAAGATTGATTCTTGGCCTtgtgaatatataataataactgtACAATCAGAATCCCTTGATTACGAGGATTAAATCTGGTAAGTACAGCCTATAAGGTTTCCTTAATTACTAATTAAATAAGAAGGAAAGAAGGAATATTTACATAGAGGAAACATGAGAAGGTTATCCCTGATTCCTTTGATAAATGAGGAAATATTTCAACAGTATTCTTAATTGGTGATTGCGCTCTTGTAACATGGCTCTTCCTACTCAAACAAAAACTCTAATGTCATCATTGTTATCCCCAACTTCcattcaaatattcaaaatcaatttatggtCAAGGTAAAACAGTTTAGAATAGAAAATGCTAGGAGAGACAACTTCAATAAAATGTTGTCACTCTACTTTAACTTACAGGACATCATCTATGACTAGTATTGTGTTAACACAAAATAGGGGGTAGCCGAGAGGAAAAATGGACACTTAATCGAGTACTAATCAAGCTTTACCCTTCTAAAAGATGTTCCTAAATCTTATTGTGGAGAGGCTGTTTTTACTGTCTCGTACATAATAAAATAGACTTCACTAACATATGCTATACAACAAAAGCCCCATAGAGGTTGATAGAAACCACAATTTTATTGACTAGGATTGATGAGCTCTGAAGCTTTTACAATGCTGGAAATCTGAAAatgcagaagaaaaaaaaactaaaccagAGTTCTAAGAACTCCTAAACCAGAGCAAAATTGCTCCTAAC from Cicer arietinum cultivar CDC Frontier isolate Library 1 chromosome 3, Cicar.CDCFrontier_v2.0, whole genome shotgun sequence encodes:
- the LOC101509373 gene encoding uncharacterized protein isoform X2; translation: MNRVIKKTVSNVCALKIPRKYFCSSEVMKVDGSTSILPSNEHEKKPIINKIIPEYDIAIVGGGMVGMALACFLDAGAWKYVEQNRHAYFKKMQVWDYTGFGYARYDSRDVNKDFLGCVAENKVLHSALLSCIKDSDFKTTFYPLKLTSMNLNSNSMSKVEENSPSKEPLSAQGHSSKLQLSDGSNIYAKLVVGADGGKSRVRELAGFKTTGWNYSQNAIICTVEHTSDNHCAWQRFLPTGPIALLPMGDKFSNIVWTMSPTDSKNRTSITEEMFLKDVNSALDYGYGPHPTSSSLGTRDMFSWLKMDASLSANEFFEIPPKAIRLASERMVFPLSLRHANSYASKHVVLIGDAAHTIHPLAGQGVNLGFGDAFTLSRIIAEGVALGSDIGEVNLLKKYEAERKPANVTMMAILDGFQKAYSIDFGPLNFLRAAAFNGANHISPLKRSIISYASGENKLPIFF
- the LOC101509373 gene encoding uncharacterized protein isoform X3: MTKQLSVAIIDSNPALGSGLCIKKEDPPDPRVSTVTPASISYLQDAGAWKYVEQNRHAYFKKMQVWDYTGFGYARYDSRDVNKDFLGCVAENKVLHSALLSCIKDSDFKTTFYPLKLTSMNLNSNSMSKVEENSPSKEPLSAQGHSSKLQLSDGSNIYAKLVVGADGGKSRVRELAGFKTTGWNYSQNAIICTVEHTSDNHCAWQRFLPTGPIALLPMGDKFSNIVWTMSPTDSKNRTSITEEMFLKDVNSALDYGYGPHPTSSSLGTRDMFSWLKMDASLSANEFFEIPPKAIRLASERMVFPLSLRHANSYASKHVVLIGDAAHTIHPLAGQGVNLGFGDAFTLSRIIAEGVALGSDIGEVNLLKKYEAERKPANVTMMAILDGFQKAYSIDFGPLNFLRAAAFNGANHISPLKRSIISYASGENKLPIFF